A part of Saccopteryx bilineata isolate mSacBil1 chromosome 8, mSacBil1_pri_phased_curated, whole genome shotgun sequence genomic DNA contains:
- the RBM11 gene encoding splicing regulator RBM11, with product MFPAQEEADRTVFVGNLEARVREEILYELFLQAGPLTKVTICKDREGKPKSFGFVCFKHPESVSYAIALLNGIRLYGRPINVQYRFGSSRSSEPANQSFENCVKINSHSYRNEEVPGRPAFPMPFFPPSNAALLPGYSFFQKMQWHAYNPALLLPHCGVTAPLPNGAAMPPPLCHVPDLEAVSTSSERSQQQPRDLDRYQVTKQKRQRQSSDSDSSTENSREGEHSPKPRKCKKKKRH from the exons ATGTTCCCTGCGCAGGAGGAGGCCGACAGGACGGTGTTCGTGGGGAATTTAGAGGCTCGTGTGCGGGAGGAGATCCTTTATGAGCTCTTCCTTCAG gCTGGGCCATTAACCAAAGTGACTATATgcaaagacagagaaggaaagccGAAGTCTTTTGGATTTGTCTGCTTTAAACACCCAGAATCGGTGTCTTATGCCATAGCTTTGCTGAATGGAATTCGTTTATATGGAAGACCAATTAATGTGCAGTATCGATTTG ggAGTTCTCGCTCTTCTGAACCAGCCAACCAAAGTTTTGAGAATTGTGTTAAGATAAATTCACACAGCTACAG AAATGAAGAGGTCCCGGGCAGACCTGCCTTTCCCATGCCCTTCTTTCCGCCTAGTAACGCGGCTCTGCTTCCAGGATACTCTTTCTTTCAGAAGATG CAGTGGCATGCATATAACCCAGCGCTGCTGCTTCCTCACTGTGGGGTGACGGCACCACTTCCTAATGGCGCAGCCATGCCCCCTCCTCTGTGTCACGTGCCCGACCTAGAGGCTGTGTCCACCTCCTCCGAACGGTCTCAGCAGCAGCCACGGGACTTGGACCGTTATCAGGTGACTAaacagaagaggcagagacaatCCAGCGATAGTGACAGCAGCACAGAAAACAGCAGAGAAGGTGAACACAGCCCGAAGCCCCGCAAgtgtaagaagaagaaaaggcacTGA